ACGGGAACGCGAGCGGTGCAACCGCGAGCAGCGAGAGCGGGGCGGACGAGGAGGAGCAGACGGGAGCGGTCGGTTCTCGGGTGTTGTTCAGGCGGTTCTGGTTCGTTCGTCGCGGCGTGATTCGATGACGGCGAAGGTGAGGGTGGAGACGACGCCGAGGATGGTTCCCGCGGTCAGGACGCCGGCGAGGACGGGGAGGCTGACGATGCCGAGGAAGAACGCGCTGAGGGTGTGGAGGACGGCGGCGATGGCGGCGACGTAGAAGGGGGCGTTGAGGTAGCGCCATTCGAAGCGGTCGGCGAGGTATTCGTCGGTGATCTGGCCGAGGCTGGTGGTGAGGCCGGCGGCGGCGAACCAGCGGACCGCGCCGTAGGTGAGGGCGGCGAGGACGCTGGTGGGTGGGAGGCCGCCGGGGGCGTCGGCTCTGGCGGTTTCGAGAGTGTTGTAGGCTTCGACGCCGCCGACGACGAGGAGGGCGGCGGCGACGACGTACGTGAGGAGGGTGACTCTGCCGGTGTAGAGGCCGCTGAGGGCGCGTTCGACGAGGTTGTCAATGGCGTCTTCGAGGCCGAGGCCGCGGAAGAGCGCGTAGAGGCCGAGGAAGGCGGAGGAGAGTCCTAAGACCGTTCCGGGGAGGCCGAGGTATTCGGCGAGGACGGCGAGCGGGTAGATGAGGAGGAGGACGCCGAGCGGGACGAGGATCGTCCCCCTCGTTTCGGGGTCGTCGAGGACCTGTTTGATGGTGTAGTACATCGATTCGAGGTCCTGGGCTTGCCGGACGACGACGCGGCGGACGCTGTCGATGGGGACGCGTGAGCGGATGACGGGAATCACGCTCTCGTCCTGTGCGCCGTCGGTGACGACGATTGCGCGCACCTGTTCGTCGGCGCGGATGGCGGCGAGCACTTCGTCGACTTCGTCGCCGACGGCGCGGTTCGCTTCGACGTCGCTCGCGTCGACGCCGGTGACGGCGGCGACCTCCATGCGTTCGGTGGTGTCGAGGTCGTCGTAGAGGTGGACGCCCTCGAAGAGGACGTTCACGTCGGAGTCCTCGGGGTCCGCGGTGGCGAGCGCGACCGCGGCGTCCTCGACGGCGTCCCGGCCGACGACCGGCGTGTCCATGCCGGTCTTCCGTCCGAGGTCGTCGTCTAAGTCGACGCAGAGGACGAGCAGCATTCACTCACCCCTTGACCGCAGAGGGTTAAGGAGGTTCGGGGGGACGGTCGGAATCACCGGGCGTGACCGGGGTCGGGGAGCGGCGGCTCCTCGGCTTCGGCGTCGTCACTGCGGGTGAAGCGCGCGGTGATGACGAGTGCGAGGAGCATGAGGGCGGCCCCCGCGAGGAAGGGGAGGGCGTAGCCGAGGACGTAGAGCGCGCCCATGAGGACGGGGCCGACGGTGCGCGCGAGGCTGCCCGCGCCCTGCGTGACGCCGAACGCGCTCCCCTGTGTCTCCGCGCTCGCGCGGCCGGAGACGAGCGCGGCGAGCGTGACGTTCAACACGCCGTTCCCGAAGGAGAGGAGGGCGAGGGTCGCGAGCAGGCCGACGAGCGCCGGCGTGAACCACGGCGTGACGGCGGGCACCCAGGCGAAGAAAACGTCGCCGACGGTCGGGCTGAACGGGACGGCGGCGAGCGCGACGACGAGCACGCCCGCGCTCGCGACGGTCAGCGTCACCTCGTCGTACCGGCGGGTGAGCGGGCCGACGATGCCGCCCTGAACGACGACGGCGAGCACGCCGATGTACGCGAGGAGGACGGCGGCCTGCGAGCTCCCGTAGCCGTACTGGCCGGCGACGAACGGGATGAACATCACCTGGACGCCGGAGAAGGCGAGGGAGAGGAGGAAGAACGCGGCGACGAGGCCGCGGAGGCCGGGCGTTCGGAGGGCGGCGAGGAGCTGGCCGACCATCGTCCGGCGCGCCGACCGCCCGCCGGGGCCGACGCGTCGGGATTCGGGGAGAGCGACGAACGCGAACGCGAGGTTCGCGGCGGCGAGGAAGGCCGCGCCGAACGCGGGGAGCGTGTAGTGCGTTATCGGGAGGACGGGGATGACGGCGTCCGCCGCGGCGACGACGGCGGGATAGGAGAGGACAGCGCCGAGCGCGGGCCCGAAGACGAAGCCGAGGCCGAACGCCGCGCCGAGGAGGCCGAGCGCCTGCGCGCGCTTCGCGGGCTCGGTGACGTCGGCGACGTAGGCCTGCGCGGCGGCGAGGTTCCCGCCGGCCGCGCCGGCGAGGAGTCGGGAGCCGAACAGCCAGAGGAGCGAGGGTGCGAGACCGAACGCCAGCCACGCGAGCACGGTGCCGCCGACGGAGACGAGGATGACGGGGCGGCGGCCGTAGCGGTCGCTCACGTTCCCGAGGAGCGGCGCGAAGAGGAACTGCGTGACCGAGTAGGAGGCGGCGAGGAGGCCGATGACGAACTCGTTCGCGCCGAACGAGTAGACGTAGTAGGGGAGAATCGGGATGACGAGCCCGAACCCGAGGAGGTCGACGAAGACGACGGCAAAGACGACGGCGAGTGCGCGGCGTCGCTTCCCCTCCGCGAGTGAGATGGCCATACGCCCCCTGCATCTGTCACGCGGTTAAACGTACTGTCCGACTCCGGTCGATTCGTTCGACGCCGCGGGTGTGCCACGAGCCCGCGTCCTGTGAGCCGTCAAACCACGTTGTTTTTGCGTCCACGACCGGTAACGGGAGTAGAGAATGATTAGTAAGGGCTGCGAGCAGTGCGCGAAGGGGGGGAAGATGGTCCTCTTCGTCTACGGCTACTGCGACCAGCGCGACTGTTTCTACTGTCCGCTGGGCGAGAACCGAAAGAACGTCCAGCAGGTCTACGCGAACGAGCGACCCGTCGAATCCGACGAAGACGTCGTCGCCGAGGCCAAATCCATGGACGCCCTCGGGACCTCCATCACCGGCGGCGAACCCCAGGAAGTCCTCGAGCGAACCTGCCGGTACCTCCGCCTGCTCAAAGACGAGTTCGGCGAAGACCACCACACCCACCTCTACACCGGCATCACGGGCGGCCGCGAGAACATGCGCCGCCTCAGCGAAGCCGGTCTCGACGAGATCCGCTTCCACCCGCCCTACGAGCAGTGGGGCGACCTCCACGGGACCGAGTGGGAGGACATCCTCTACATCGCCCGCGAGGAAGGCCTCACGCCCGCCTTCGAGATTCCCGGTATCCGCGCTGAGGAGGAGTTCCTCGACTTCCTCGACGAGGGCGCGGCCGACTTCTGCAACGTCAACGAGTTCGAGATGAGCGACGGGAACTACCGCCGCATGCAGGAGGCAGGCTACGAGCTCCAGGACGGCCACATGTCCGCCGTCGACGGCTCCAAGGACGCCATCCTCGACGAGATGGCGCAACACGAGAAAGTCTACTTCTGCACGAGCGTCTTCAAGGACGCCGCCCAGCACCGCAACCGCCTCAAACGCATGGCGCAGAACATCTCCCGCGACTTCGACGAGATCACCGACGACGGCACCATCGTCTACGGGAAAACCCAGACCACCCGCGAGCGCTTCGCCGAACTCGGCGTCCCCGACGAGTTCTACACCGAGAAGACCAACCACATCGAGGTCGCCTGGTGGCTCCTCGAAGAGATGGTCGAAGACGGCGACCTCGACGACGGCGAAATCGTCGAACAGTACCCGACCTACGACGGCCAAGTCGTCGAGCGAACCCCGCTGGCCTAGCAAGCCCTACGCGGTCGCCTTCGGCGACCGCGTACCTGGCTGGAAGGCGCTTCGCGCCTTCCTGCATCCAGCGGGACCTTCGGTCCCGCCACGACCTTGCAGATTCCCACCCCCGCCGCGGTCGGAGCGAGCTCCTCCCTGCTCGCGTTCGCTCTCGCTCACGCGAGCGTCGGCTCACGCAGACGGGCCGCTCCGCGGCCCGCGTCATCACGCGTTGAACTGCTCACAACTGCCCAGCGACCGCGCTACATCCCGCGCAACCGCGACCGCTCCGCCACCGCAAGTTCTCCCTCCATCTGCTGTAGCTCGCTCACTCTCCATCCGCTGGTAGCTCGTTGGACACGTTGCCCGGCGCGCGCGGCGCGGCGGCTGTACGGCCCGGTGCGGGGCGGCGGCGGTTGCGGCGGCTGCGTGTTGCATCGCCGCGCTTCGCGCGGCGTTCCCCGCGAGCGCGACGGCGCTCGCGGAGCCTTTTTGGTCCAGATTTTTGCGCCGAGCGGTGCGCCTCCGGCGTACCCGAGGCGTAAAAAGGTGGGTCGGAAGCGTTTAGGCGCGTGCCCCGCTATTTCGGCCTATATGCCGGAGTGCCCGATTGCGGACGAATGCCCGAGTTTCGAGGAGCAAATCGAGGGGATGGGGTGTCAGCATTACGGTGACCGCGGCGGGATGGAGTGGTGTCAGCATTACAACGTGCCGATCGAGGAGCTGAAGACGGCACCCGTCGTGCCGGGTGAGGAAGTGGTGGTGACGGTGACGGATATGCACGAGTCGGGCGCTGGTGTCGGGCACCACGCGGATTCGGGGTTCGTCGTGATGGTGGACGGCGTGCTGCCGGAGGTTCGGGTTCGCGCGAAGATCACGTCGGTGAAGTCGAACTACGCGCGGGCGGACCTCTTGGAGAAGCTCCCGGAGGAGGAATCCGACGACGAGGAGGACGCGGACGACGCGGTTTCGGGCGAGGAGTCCGGCGAGGACGAGGGTGAGTCGTCGTCGGATTCGCGCCGCGGGCCGAAGCGCGAGCGGCTGGGGAGTCGGGAGAACTTCTGGGGTAACTAACGCTTTTCTCGGGCGGGCGCGTACGTTCGGGCATGAGCGACCTTCCCGACCCGGCGGTGTTGCTCGACCGGGTGGGGTTCGACGCGTCGGCGAGCGTGTTGACGCGGCGGCAGGCGGAAGTACTGGTTCTGCGGGAACGCGGTGCGTCCCAGGCGGCAATCGCGTCTCGGCTGGGGACGTCGCGGGCGAACGTGTCGAAGGTGGAGTCGGCGGCGCGCGCGAACGTGGAGAAAGCGCGGGAGACGGTGGCGTTCGCGAACGCGGTCGGCGCACCGGTTCGCGTGGACGTCGAGCCGGGCGCGGACGTGTTCGGCGTGCCGGAGCGCGTGTACGAGGCGTGCGACGACGCGGGCGTGAAGGTGGCGCGGGCGGCACCGGAGCTGGTGGCGGCGATCCGGGACGCGGGGAGCGAGGTCGTCGTGGACCGGGAGGTGGTGCGGCCGGTGACGGTGGCGGTGTCGGCTGACGGGG
This sequence is a window from Halocalculus aciditolerans. Protein-coding genes within it:
- a CDS encoding DUF373 family protein — protein: MLLVLCVDLDDDLGRKTGMDTPVVGRDAVEDAAVALATADPEDSDVNVLFEGVHLYDDLDTTERMEVAAVTGVDASDVEANRAVGDEVDEVLAAIRADEQVRAIVVTDGAQDESVIPVIRSRVPIDSVRRVVVRQAQDLESMYYTIKQVLDDPETRGTILVPLGVLLLIYPLAVLAEYLGLPGTVLGLSSAFLGLYALFRGLGLEDAIDNLVERALSGLYTGRVTLLTYVVAAALLVVGGVEAYNTLETARADAPGGLPPTSVLAALTYGAVRWFAAAGLTTSLGQITDEYLADRFEWRYLNAPFYVAAIAAVLHTLSAFFLGIVSLPVLAGVLTAGTILGVVSTLTFAVIESRRDERTRTA
- a CDS encoding MFS transporter, yielding MAISLAEGKRRRALAVVFAVVFVDLLGFGLVIPILPYYVYSFGANEFVIGLLAASYSVTQFLFAPLLGNVSDRYGRRPVILVSVGGTVLAWLAFGLAPSLLWLFGSRLLAGAAGGNLAAAQAYVADVTEPAKRAQALGLLGAAFGLGFVFGPALGAVLSYPAVVAAADAVIPVLPITHYTLPAFGAAFLAAANLAFAFVALPESRRVGPGGRSARRTMVGQLLAALRTPGLRGLVAAFFLLSLAFSGVQVMFIPFVAGQYGYGSSQAAVLLAYIGVLAVVVQGGIVGPLTRRYDEVTLTVASAGVLVVALAAVPFSPTVGDVFFAWVPAVTPWFTPALVGLLATLALLSFGNGVLNVTLAALVSGRASAETQGSAFGVTQGAGSLARTVGPVLMGALYVLGYALPFLAGAALMLLALVITARFTRSDDAEAEEPPLPDPGHAR
- a CDS encoding radical SAM protein translates to MISKGCEQCAKGGKMVLFVYGYCDQRDCFYCPLGENRKNVQQVYANERPVESDEDVVAEAKSMDALGTSITGGEPQEVLERTCRYLRLLKDEFGEDHHTHLYTGITGGRENMRRLSEAGLDEIRFHPPYEQWGDLHGTEWEDILYIAREEGLTPAFEIPGIRAEEEFLDFLDEGAADFCNVNEFEMSDGNYRRMQEAGYELQDGHMSAVDGSKDAILDEMAQHEKVYFCTSVFKDAAQHRNRLKRMAQNISRDFDEITDDGTIVYGKTQTTRERFAELGVPDEFYTEKTNHIEVAWWLLEEMVEDGDLDDGEIVEQYPTYDGQVVERTPLA
- a CDS encoding TRAM domain-containing protein; this translates as MPECPIADECPSFEEQIEGMGCQHYGDRGGMEWCQHYNVPIEELKTAPVVPGEEVVVTVTDMHESGAGVGHHADSGFVVMVDGVLPEVRVRAKITSVKSNYARADLLEKLPEEESDDEEDADDAVSGEESGEDEGESSSDSRRGPKRERLGSRENFWGN
- a CDS encoding Tfx family DNA-binding protein, translating into MSDLPDPAVLLDRVGFDASASVLTRRQAEVLVLRERGASQAAIASRLGTSRANVSKVESAARANVEKARETVAFANAVGAPVRVDVEPGADVFGVPERVYEACDDAGVKVARAAPELVAAIRDAGSEVVVDREVVRPVTVAVSADGAVEVRVGPV